One segment of Kiritimatiellia bacterium DNA contains the following:
- a CDS encoding PQQ-dependent sugar dehydrogenase — translation MKPMALAAAGLILAAACAPAAQWPSITLAPVATNLEAPAHIAYAGDGSGRLFLVEQRGRVRILQEGVLLAQPFLNITNRVLYGGERGLLSVAFPPGFADKQYFYVNYTRTNGGPSIVSRFHVTATNANQADPESEERLLMVPQPFSNHNGGQLAFSPSDGCLYIGLGDGGSGNDPQNNGQNKTNLLGKILRIDVEPANGTNYTIPPSNPFVGNPAYRPEIWALGLRNPWRFSFDRVTGDLYIADVGQSDWEEINVQPAASPGGENYGWRVVEGFHCTGLDPCVTNGFTTPAWEYDHSLGCSVTGGEVYRGKPWSVMYGAYLYADYCSGRIWGLRMENGAWTNTELFDASFNITTFGSDEYGGLYLSDYGGGRVLRVDEIHNDGDADNLPDAWESYYGFSTNAPPDPAGDFDGDGSPDADEYTAGTDPTNGLSALKLEAPRLGGDGLPVFNWAGTPGRRYRLEMTASLFEPFGVLATNLADPSLWNERTDPGATGVAFRAYRLAIESAP, via the coding sequence ATGAAGCCCATGGCTCTGGCGGCGGCCGGATTGATCCTGGCCGCGGCGTGTGCCCCTGCGGCGCAATGGCCGTCGATCACCCTGGCGCCCGTCGCGACCAATCTCGAGGCGCCCGCCCACATCGCGTACGCCGGCGACGGCAGCGGACGGCTTTTTCTTGTCGAGCAGCGCGGACGGGTTCGCATCCTGCAGGAGGGCGTGCTGTTGGCCCAGCCGTTTCTGAACATCACCAACCGCGTGCTCTACGGCGGGGAGCGGGGCCTGCTCTCGGTGGCCTTTCCCCCGGGTTTCGCGGACAAGCAGTACTTCTACGTCAACTACACGCGCACCAACGGCGGGCCGAGCATCGTGTCCCGCTTCCACGTGACGGCGACCAACGCGAACCAGGCTGACCCCGAGAGCGAGGAGCGTCTGCTGATGGTTCCGCAGCCGTTCTCGAACCACAACGGCGGTCAGTTGGCGTTCAGCCCTTCGGACGGCTGTCTCTACATCGGTCTCGGCGACGGAGGCTCGGGCAACGATCCGCAAAACAACGGGCAGAACAAGACGAACCTGCTCGGTAAAATCCTGCGAATCGACGTGGAGCCCGCCAACGGAACGAACTATACGATCCCGCCGAGCAATCCGTTTGTCGGCAACCCGGCTTACCGGCCGGAAATCTGGGCCCTGGGCCTTCGCAATCCATGGCGTTTTTCCTTTGACCGCGTGACGGGCGATCTCTACATCGCGGACGTGGGCCAGAGCGACTGGGAGGAGATCAACGTCCAGCCCGCGGCCAGCCCGGGCGGCGAGAACTACGGGTGGCGCGTCGTGGAGGGGTTTCACTGCACCGGCCTCGATCCGTGCGTCACCAACGGCTTCACGACGCCGGCTTGGGAGTACGATCATTCGCTGGGCTGTTCGGTCACCGGCGGCGAGGTCTATCGCGGCAAGCCCTGGTCCGTCATGTACGGCGCCTACCTTTACGCGGATTACTGCAGCGGGCGAATCTGGGGCCTGCGCATGGAGAACGGCGCGTGGACCAACACCGAACTTTTCGACGCGTCCTTCAACATCACGACCTTCGGGTCCGACGAGTATGGGGGACTCTACCTTTCCGATTACGGCGGGGGGCGCGTGCTGCGCGTGGACGAAATCCATAACGACGGCGACGCGGACAATCTGCCCGATGCCTGGGAAAGTTACTACGGGTTCAGCACCAATGCACCGCCCGATCCCGCCGGCGATTTCGACGGGGACGGTTCGCCGGACGCGGACGAGTACACGGCGGGGACGGACCCGACCAACGGGCTCTCCGCGTTGAAGCTGGAAGCTCCCCGGCTTGGCGGCGACGGGCTGCCTGTGTTCAATTGGGCGGGGACGCCCGGCCGGCGCTACCGCCTGGAAATGACGGCCAGCCTGTTCGAGCCGTTCGGCGTTCTGGCCACCAACCTGGCCGATCCCTCGCTGTGGAACGAGCGGACCGACCCGGGGGCGACGGGCGTCGCGTTCCGCGCCTACCGCCTCGCGATCGAATCCGCGCCTTGA
- a CDS encoding retroviral-like aspartic protease family protein → MPETLCGFNDVPGGASGAEQLVAYGPTIKVDIGFDATYKSASGVRPVPGIHAVDALVDTGATECCIDSMLATQLNLPIVDRRQIAGIHGRQEINIHLAQVHIPSLNFTMYGMFAGVHLAAGGQPHKALIGRTFLRHCTMAYEGKSGTVRIATS, encoded by the coding sequence ATGCCTGAAACTCTGTGTGGCTTCAACGATGTACCTGGCGGCGCGTCCGGAGCCGAACAACTCGTCGCATATGGGCCTACCATAAAGGTAGACATTGGATTCGATGCTACGTACAAGTCAGCCTCCGGGGTGCGGCCTGTCCCTGGAATACATGCAGTTGATGCTCTTGTTGACACTGGCGCGACAGAGTGCTGCATTGATAGCATGTTGGCAACGCAGTTGAACCTGCCGATTGTTGATCGTCGCCAAATCGCCGGCATACATGGCAGACAGGAAATCAACATTCATTTGGCGCAGGTGCATATTCCGTCATTAAACTTCACGATGTACGGCATGTTTGCTGGCGTTCACCTTGCGGCTGGTGGACAGCCGCACAAGGCGCTTATTGGTCGAACATTTCTTCGCCACTGCACAATGGCCTATGAAGGCAAGTCTGGAACGGTTCGGATCGCAACCTCGTAA
- a CDS encoding DDE-type integrase/transposase/recombinase, translated as MNKLSTDKRVRLLRCLVDGASIRATARICDVAINTVVKLLVDAGRACSLYQDKAFHDLPCQRIQCDEIWSYIYAKEKNAPEALKKKGKAGDIWTWTALCADTKLVPCWFVGPRDAGAAYHFIHDLAVRLRNRVQLTTDGHKAYLNAVEDAFGSEIDYAMLVKLYGNAPEHPDNTKYSPSVCMGSRVARIKGDPKYEHISTSFVERQNLTMRMNMRRFTRLTNAFSKKAENHEAAVALHFMYYNFCRIHQSLRITPAMAAGVTDHAWEIEELLVITDQAAS; from the coding sequence ATGAACAAGCTATCGACAGATAAGCGGGTCCGGCTGCTACGGTGCCTCGTTGACGGGGCCAGCATCCGCGCCACGGCCCGGATATGCGACGTGGCAATCAATACCGTGGTCAAGCTGCTGGTTGACGCTGGCCGCGCCTGTTCGCTGTACCAGGATAAGGCATTCCATGACCTGCCCTGCCAGCGTATCCAGTGTGACGAGATTTGGAGTTACATCTACGCCAAAGAGAAGAACGCGCCAGAGGCGTTGAAGAAGAAGGGCAAGGCGGGTGACATCTGGACCTGGACGGCGCTCTGTGCGGACACAAAGCTGGTTCCCTGCTGGTTCGTCGGCCCCCGCGACGCTGGCGCGGCCTACCACTTTATCCATGACCTTGCGGTAAGGCTCCGCAATCGGGTCCAACTGACGACGGACGGACACAAGGCGTATCTGAACGCTGTCGAGGACGCCTTTGGCAGCGAGATAGACTACGCCATGCTGGTCAAGCTGTACGGGAACGCGCCGGAACATCCCGATAACACGAAGTACAGCCCGAGCGTCTGCATGGGGTCGCGTGTGGCCCGTATCAAGGGCGATCCGAAGTACGAGCACATTTCCACAAGCTTTGTCGAACGGCAAAACCTTACCATGCGGATGAACATGCGGCGGTTCACCCGCCTGACCAACGCCTTTTCTAAAAAAGCCGAGAATCACGAGGCGGCGGTTGCCCTGCACTTCATGTACTACAACTTCTGCCGGATTCACCAGAGCTTGAGGATCACCCCGGCTATGGCCGCAGGGGTAACGGACCACGCTTGGGAGATCGAAGAACTACTCGTAATCACCGACCAGGCAGCGAGTTGA
- a CDS encoding superoxide dismutase has translation MSTFSLPSLPWPDNALEPHISARTIGFHYGKHHQAYVDNLNKLVAGTPLADLPLEEIIQQTAGKADKAGVFNNAAQVWNHTFFWSSMKPNGGGVPQGKLAEAIAQSFGGFDAFRAAFTDAAMTQFGSGWAWLVAEGGKLKVVKTSNADTPLAHGQKALLTCDVWEHAYYLDYQNRRKDFVTVFLDKLANWEFAEAQWAK, from the coding sequence ATGAGCACGTTCAGCCTTCCGTCCCTCCCGTGGCCCGACAACGCCCTGGAGCCGCACATCTCGGCGCGAACCATCGGCTTCCACTATGGCAAGCACCACCAAGCCTACGTGGACAACCTGAACAAGCTGGTGGCCGGCACGCCGCTGGCGGACCTGCCGCTGGAGGAGATCATCCAGCAAACCGCGGGCAAAGCCGACAAGGCGGGCGTTTTCAACAACGCGGCCCAGGTCTGGAACCACACGTTCTTCTGGAGCAGCATGAAACCCAACGGCGGGGGCGTCCCCCAGGGCAAGTTGGCGGAAGCCATCGCTCAATCCTTCGGCGGCTTCGACGCCTTCAGGGCCGCGTTCACGGACGCCGCGATGACCCAGTTCGGCAGCGGCTGGGCCTGGCTGGTCGCCGAGGGCGGCAAGCTGAAGGTCGTCAAAACGTCGAACGCCGACACCCCCCTCGCCCACGGCCAGAAGGCCCTGCTCACCTGCGACGTCTGGGAACACGCCTACTACCTCGACTACCAGAACCGCCGCAAGGACTTCGTCACCGTGTTCCTCGACAAGCTCGCGAACTGGGAGTTCGCGGAAGCGCAGTGGGCGAAGTAA
- a CDS encoding fibronectin type III domain-containing protein, with protein MRIAWLCPVMAAMSLAILADAADPVRYMDFNDWPDSGTNLGTHTHQLWLVQTGQVREASASHGKAAFLPGGPGATNFVRSPFFSNGYGTISFRHANGYIPSPFAIQASSDSIHWTTLDTGMAGYTDEHYSRSFYNPSGAFIRICNMVTSLENYAFLLIDEGFPGGTSPPTGWSFSGIAGMYFSSGNYGREPPSLKFDNPGDHITTPVLNQPTNLSYWIKGQMVSSNSFFLVEATSNDLDWTIIASNRPIANQPRTNINAIATNTIRVRFTYYKSQGNVAFDDVVILGPPNPTGGVQELRLDDINVEEAEPQRAQDFDNWPATSTYGFYTYKGWIVFNALIGATYAYSGQAVRFRNDADAKYLLSPFLPDGLGLVTFQYRHWDGADPAVVYRLQTSPDGVTWTDQDTITITSASYSEYRRFFHIDEGVYVRLFWISGEQRVLFDEIVLHSAQETVPEAPLNVSAGDGDHIDYVSIRWDDVSLEAAYLIWRSVSNNVSTATVLGSGVPDVPAYNDLWAVPGQLYYYWITAINAYGTSEWSNTDSGYRRLRAPAALTASQGTHPDKVALTWANVDGETGFGMWRHPDNDTHAATCIGGVSVNTLTFDDVSAVPGQGYYYWVRASNLTSYSMSDFGVPAVGFRAQDPEAPDAEIIGMTVTTNIMIFASGNTGATPWLVQPYFTTNPVPPSWQLILPFDQTLNDGTNALMFDRPSPMNKPVFYRVLFTKP; from the coding sequence ATGCGCATCGCTTGGTTATGCCCGGTGATGGCCGCCATGTCACTTGCCATTCTGGCGGATGCAGCGGATCCCGTGCGCTATATGGACTTCAATGACTGGCCCGACAGCGGAACGAACCTGGGGACCCACACGCACCAACTATGGCTGGTCCAGACCGGCCAGGTTCGCGAAGCCAGCGCCTCTCATGGCAAAGCTGCGTTCCTGCCGGGAGGCCCGGGCGCAACCAATTTTGTACGCAGCCCGTTTTTCAGTAACGGCTATGGGACCATCAGCTTCCGCCATGCCAATGGCTACATTCCGTCACCGTTCGCTATTCAGGCATCCAGCGACTCTATTCATTGGACAACCTTGGATACTGGAATGGCTGGGTACACAGACGAGCACTACTCGCGATCTTTCTACAATCCAAGCGGGGCTTTTATCCGGATATGCAACATGGTCACGTCCCTGGAGAACTATGCCTTTCTTCTTATTGATGAAGGGTTTCCCGGCGGCACGAGTCCGCCAACCGGCTGGTCCTTTTCAGGCATAGCAGGGATGTATTTTAGCTCGGGGAACTACGGCCGGGAGCCTCCCTCGCTGAAGTTCGACAACCCCGGGGACCACATCACCACACCCGTGCTTAACCAACCAACCAATCTTTCATACTGGATAAAAGGTCAGATGGTAAGCAGTAATTCATTCTTTCTTGTTGAAGCCACTTCCAATGATCTGGATTGGACAATCATCGCGTCGAATCGGCCGATTGCCAATCAACCCAGAACCAATATCAACGCAATCGCCACCAACACCATCCGCGTGCGGTTTACGTATTACAAGTCCCAAGGGAACGTAGCCTTTGATGACGTCGTCATCCTGGGGCCCCCCAATCCGACGGGGGGAGTTCAGGAATTGCGATTGGATGACATCAACGTCGAAGAGGCCGAACCCCAACGCGCACAGGACTTCGACAACTGGCCGGCTACATCCACCTATGGTTTCTACACGTACAAGGGCTGGATCGTCTTTAATGCACTCATTGGCGCCACCTATGCCTACTCGGGCCAGGCGGTTCGGTTTCGAAACGACGCCGACGCCAAGTACCTCTTGAGTCCTTTCCTGCCCGACGGCCTGGGACTGGTCACTTTTCAATACCGACACTGGGATGGAGCCGACCCGGCCGTGGTGTATCGCCTGCAAACGTCACCCGATGGCGTGACATGGACCGACCAGGACACCATCACGATAACCTCCGCCAGTTATTCCGAATACCGTCGCTTTTTTCACATCGACGAAGGGGTATATGTCCGCCTGTTTTGGATATCCGGCGAGCAGCGGGTGCTTTTCGATGAAATCGTTTTGCATTCCGCCCAGGAAACCGTTCCGGAAGCACCCCTAAACGTCTCCGCCGGAGACGGGGACCACATCGACTACGTGTCCATCAGGTGGGATGATGTATCCTTGGAAGCGGCTTATTTGATCTGGCGCAGCGTTAGCAACAATGTGTCCACGGCGACCGTGCTGGGCAGCGGCGTGCCGGATGTACCCGCATACAACGATCTGTGGGCCGTACCGGGCCAGCTGTACTACTACTGGATCACCGCGATCAATGCCTACGGCACGAGCGAGTGGAGCAACACGGATTCCGGCTATCGGCGCTTGAGAGCGCCTGCTGCACTCACCGCCTCGCAGGGGACCCATCCTGACAAAGTTGCTCTGACCTGGGCCAACGTGGACGGAGAAACAGGCTTCGGCATGTGGCGGCACCCCGACAACGACACCCATGCCGCGACCTGCATCGGAGGTGTTTCAGTAAACACGCTAACCTTCGACGACGTCTCGGCGGTGCCGGGCCAGGGCTATTACTACTGGGTCCGCGCGTCGAACCTGACCAGTTACAGCATGAGTGATTTCGGCGTCCCCGCCGTCGGGTTCCGCGCCCAGGACCCCGAGGCACCCGACGCGGAAATTATCGGCATGACGGTGACCACCAACATCATGATCTTCGCGTCCGGCAATACCGGGGCCACTCCATGGCTTGTGCAACCCTATTTCACCACGAACCCGGTTCCACCGTCCTGGCAGCTCATCTTGCCATTTGACCAGACGCTGAACGACGGCACCAATGCGCTCATGTTTGACAGGCCGTCTCCGATGAACAAGCCCGTTTTCTACCGCGTGCTTTTCACAAAACCATAG
- a CDS encoding lipoate--protein ligase family protein has translation MRVIQSQSADIRRNLAAEEWLLSEKAPALPLLFLWQSAPAVVIGKNQNPWLECRPGFLEEQGVRLARRVSGGGAVYHDAGNLNYAFILSRATYRRDALFARIISALAPLGLRAERLGRSGLGIGGRKFSGTAFCYRGDRVLHHGTLLVSADLQRLDEVLLPALVDIHGRAVPSERATVMNLSEAIPGLTVERVAAALSEGHEAMDAPPDPALAMQAEKHESPAWVFGNTPPFETGVLGRRVRVEQGIVAKGPWAGCPFRSRDLAARLEGGGAQGILAPGLSKRKLSS, from the coding sequence ATGCGTGTGATTCAATCACAATCCGCGGACATCCGGCGCAATCTCGCCGCCGAAGAATGGCTGCTATCCGAGAAGGCCCCCGCGCTGCCGCTGCTTTTTCTCTGGCAATCCGCGCCCGCCGTCGTCATCGGCAAGAACCAGAACCCCTGGCTCGAGTGCCGGCCGGGCTTCCTGGAAGAGCAGGGCGTCCGGCTCGCCCGCCGCGTCTCCGGCGGCGGGGCGGTCTATCACGATGCCGGCAACCTGAACTACGCGTTCATCCTGTCCCGCGCCACCTACCGACGCGATGCGCTCTTCGCCCGGATCATATCCGCCCTCGCGCCGCTCGGCCTCCGCGCGGAACGGCTCGGGCGCAGCGGGCTGGGGATCGGCGGGCGTAAGTTCTCGGGCACGGCGTTCTGCTACCGCGGCGACCGCGTCCTCCACCACGGGACCCTGCTGGTGTCCGCCGACCTGCAGCGGCTGGATGAAGTCCTGCTCCCCGCGCTTGTTGACATCCATGGCCGGGCCGTGCCCTCCGAACGCGCGACGGTCATGAACCTGTCGGAAGCGATCCCCGGCCTGACCGTGGAACGCGTAGCGGCCGCCCTGTCCGAAGGCCACGAGGCGATGGACGCCCCCCCCGATCCGGCCCTCGCGATGCAGGCGGAAAAACATGAGTCTCCGGCCTGGGTATTCGGCAACACCCCACCGTTCGAAACCGGCGTGCTGGGCCGGCGCGTGCGCGTGGAGCAGGGGATCGTCGCGAAGGGTCCATGGGCCGGCTGCCCGTTCCGTTCGCGGGATCTCGCCGCGCGGCTGGAGGGCGGAGGGGCGCAGGGCATTCTTGCCCCGGGCCTGTCGAAAAGGAAATTGTCATCTTGA
- a CDS encoding ComEC/Rec2 family competence protein, translating to MQNKLMLFSYTYILGLALAKLYPLDSLFLPALWVLTAILLGGPLLWLAARALRRTGAASPWTAAVFTVLAVVGMVSLGYTRYISADSVPDHRLGTITVTGGAVSLKTESALPDASRLRLVKQTELDEDVRLRFHGELDARQPVLDERGLPSMDARARWRFKLVRVPQQSEVITIAAGDPVGTQYLVAQPFSRITQMEVLAPKNTGQTSRGGLVALYRVSNHIGSFARPGRNQAPLTILGRITSDPLVYDFKTVLPVTPAFVQAAAGGPFFKVEGGDVHITIKPDMIGYDSFARTEAYGSDIVAKGGVSIARASSNPGGYNPRRTLQNSNIFGMMDVVQDRDSSEPPLRQVGPAGGPSRTGNPVVRFSLGLRDRMLRVLKLTVPYPHTAFLGGVTLGLRYGLQNTPCLFGSGHGQVPAEGEDEPAEAAPVVGCEEYIAEEFKISGVNHVLAVSGLHVTIITVMFVSIFTLLRLPRQVYTPLIILALVIFAIITGARPSVLRAVIMHGLVLLTLAYMKGGLRSSVLFGVAVAAFLILLENPLVLVDPSFTLSFGAILSLGLITPVAFDLLSRLRGNVFFVFILLALLVTGIGMLNWPLLVSAQFIVPFTLFAFALRAGAQWLERRDVRLIGRFGFTDLPQGPALFLASQVAIQVGMMLPLSTFYFARWPFAGAYANLVAIPLIGVVVQLAAMAGLLGLIPGIGLYIATVLSAANLLFSTAFLWLAHICTKYFPYPFSRRPSARFLLAYFLLCAVWIWNKPLRERLRQWGETLGWPARRAVAAGIAGLVILATVPAWFGYESRSRRELEVTVLSIGYGSSIFIETPNGKNILVDAGFVEHERGRLNQAERNIVPFLAYKNIRRLDALVMTSPRPERAAGIGYVLQGMWVDQLYLPAGLVGLDASWTAEDLLERLAGAGADQYSPVLADTMHDELVGSPLHPRRVSLARSLYARRDTIWNRWADTVVRVEPLKAGAVLAEETVDGQVLRLEVLHPGGGPEGEFPIENNSAVLRLSYGDFAMLLTSDLHFAGQRNLAQSAEAAKLKAQVLVFPHHGAAQPRSAPDAMKDATEAALISDTQPLLDKVAPEKVVFEFGNPRPALGLAGRDAVSAFELTWRFVEHRLGADACFNTDRDLAVIVRSDGRGYTLKTQAQENRAQGGEEGAVAEIDMAF from the coding sequence ATGCAAAATAAGCTGATGCTGTTCAGCTACACGTATATCCTCGGGCTGGCCCTGGCCAAGCTCTATCCCCTGGACTCCCTCTTTCTCCCGGCCCTCTGGGTCTTGACGGCGATCCTGCTCGGGGGCCCGCTCCTGTGGCTGGCGGCCCGCGCGCTCCGGCGGACGGGGGCGGCCTCGCCCTGGACGGCCGCGGTCTTCACGGTGTTGGCCGTCGTCGGCATGGTGAGCCTCGGCTACACGCGCTACATCAGCGCGGATTCCGTGCCCGATCACCGGCTCGGGACCATCACCGTGACCGGGGGCGCGGTGAGCCTCAAGACGGAAAGCGCGCTGCCGGACGCGAGCCGGCTCCGCCTGGTCAAGCAGACGGAACTGGACGAGGATGTGCGATTGCGGTTTCACGGTGAGTTGGACGCGCGCCAGCCGGTGCTGGACGAGAGGGGCCTGCCGTCTATGGACGCCCGGGCCCGGTGGCGCTTCAAGCTGGTGCGCGTGCCCCAGCAGAGCGAGGTCATCACTATCGCCGCGGGCGATCCGGTCGGTACCCAGTACCTGGTGGCCCAGCCCTTCAGCCGGATCACGCAGATGGAGGTCCTCGCCCCGAAGAACACCGGCCAGACCTCGCGCGGCGGGTTGGTGGCCCTGTACCGGGTCTCGAATCACATCGGTTCCTTCGCCCGGCCGGGCCGGAACCAGGCCCCGCTGACGATCCTCGGCCGGATCACGTCGGATCCGCTGGTCTACGATTTTAAAACCGTGCTGCCCGTCACTCCCGCCTTCGTGCAGGCCGCCGCCGGCGGCCCATTCTTCAAGGTCGAGGGTGGGGACGTTCACATCACGATCAAGCCGGACATGATCGGGTACGATAGCTTCGCCCGGACCGAGGCCTACGGCAGCGACATCGTCGCGAAGGGCGGGGTGTCGATCGCCCGCGCGTCGTCGAACCCCGGGGGCTACAACCCGCGTCGGACCCTGCAGAACAGCAATATCTTCGGAATGATGGACGTTGTGCAGGATCGCGATTCCTCCGAGCCGCCCCTGCGCCAGGTCGGGCCCGCCGGCGGGCCTTCCCGCACCGGAAACCCGGTGGTGCGCTTTTCGCTGGGGCTGCGCGACCGGATGCTGCGCGTCCTGAAGCTGACGGTCCCTTATCCGCACACGGCGTTCCTCGGCGGCGTGACGCTGGGGCTCCGCTACGGATTGCAGAATACGCCGTGCCTGTTCGGTAGCGGGCACGGACAGGTCCCTGCCGAGGGGGAGGACGAACCGGCGGAGGCGGCGCCCGTGGTCGGATGCGAGGAGTACATCGCGGAGGAGTTCAAGATCTCCGGCGTGAACCATGTGCTGGCGGTGTCCGGATTGCATGTGACGATCATCACGGTCATGTTTGTCAGCATCTTCACCCTGCTGCGCCTGCCGCGCCAGGTGTACACGCCGCTGATCATCCTGGCCCTGGTGATTTTCGCCATCATCACGGGGGCGCGGCCCTCCGTGCTGCGCGCCGTCATCATGCACGGCCTCGTCCTCCTCACCCTGGCCTACATGAAGGGCGGCCTTCGCTCGTCGGTGCTGTTCGGCGTGGCCGTCGCGGCCTTCCTGATCCTGCTGGAAAACCCGCTGGTGCTCGTGGACCCGTCGTTCACGCTGTCGTTCGGCGCGATCCTGTCCCTCGGCCTGATCACGCCGGTGGCCTTCGACCTCTTGAGCCGGCTGCGCGGCAACGTCTTTTTCGTCTTCATCCTGCTGGCGCTCCTGGTGACGGGCATCGGGATGCTCAACTGGCCGCTGCTGGTCAGCGCCCAGTTCATCGTGCCGTTCACCCTGTTCGCGTTCGCCCTGCGCGCGGGCGCGCAATGGCTGGAACGGCGGGACGTGCGGCTGATCGGCCGGTTCGGCTTCACCGATCTGCCCCAGGGGCCCGCCCTGTTCCTCGCGTCCCAGGTCGCGATCCAGGTTGGCATGATGCTGCCGCTGTCCACGTTCTACTTCGCCCGCTGGCCGTTCGCCGGGGCCTACGCGAACCTGGTCGCCATTCCCCTGATCGGCGTCGTGGTCCAACTCGCCGCCATGGCGGGCCTGCTGGGCCTGATCCCCGGGATCGGGCTGTACATCGCCACCGTCTTGAGCGCGGCCAACCTGCTCTTCTCCACGGCCTTCCTGTGGCTGGCCCACATCTGCACGAAATATTTTCCCTATCCGTTCTCCCGGCGGCCCTCGGCGCGCTTCCTGCTGGCCTACTTCCTCCTGTGCGCGGTCTGGATCTGGAACAAGCCGCTGCGCGAGCGCCTGCGGCAATGGGGGGAAACCCTGGGTTGGCCCGCGCGGCGCGCCGTCGCCGCCGGCATCGCCGGCCTGGTCATCCTCGCTACCGTGCCGGCGTGGTTCGGGTACGAGTCCCGCTCCCGGCGGGAGCTCGAGGTCACGGTGCTCTCCATCGGGTACGGCAGCTCGATCTTCATCGAAACGCCGAACGGAAAGAACATCCTCGTGGATGCCGGCTTCGTCGAGCACGAGCGCGGCCGCCTCAACCAGGCCGAGCGCAACATCGTTCCTTTCCTGGCCTACAAAAACATCCGCCGGCTCGATGCGCTGGTGATGACCTCCCCGCGCCCGGAACGCGCGGCCGGCATCGGCTATGTGCTGCAGGGCATGTGGGTGGACCAGCTCTACCTGCCGGCCGGACTGGTCGGCCTCGACGCCTCGTGGACGGCCGAGGACCTCCTGGAACGACTCGCCGGCGCGGGGGCCGACCAGTACAGCCCGGTCCTGGCGGACACGATGCACGACGAACTGGTCGGGTCGCCCCTGCACCCGCGCCGCGTGTCGCTGGCCCGCTCGCTGTACGCTCGCCGCGATACCATTTGGAATCGCTGGGCCGATACCGTGGTCCGCGTCGAGCCGCTGAAGGCCGGCGCCGTGCTCGCCGAGGAAACCGTGGACGGTCAAGTGCTCCGCCTGGAAGTGCTGCATCCCGGCGGCGGCCCGGAGGGCGAGTTCCCCATCGAAAACAACTCCGCCGTCCTGCGGTTGAGCTACGGCGATTTCGCCATGTTGCTGACGAGCGACCTGCATTTCGCCGGGCAGCGGAATCTCGCGCAATCGGCGGAGGCCGCCAAACTGAAGGCCCAGGTCCTCGTCTTCCCGCATCACGGCGCCGCCCAGCCGCGCTCCGCCCCGGATGCCATGAAGGACGCGACGGAAGCGGCGCTGATCTCCGATACGCAGCCGCTGCTCGACAAGGTCGCCCCGGAGAAGGTCGTCTTCGAGTTCGGGAATCCCCGGCCCGCCCTCGGCCTGGCCGGGCGCGACGCGGTCTCGGCCTTCGAGTTGACCTGGCGCTTTGTGGAGCACCGCCTGGGCGCCGACGCCTGCTTTAACACCGACCGGGACCTGGCCGTCATCGTCCGCTCCGACGGCCGGGGCTATACCCTGAAGACCCAGGCGCAGGAGAACCGGGCGCAGGGCGGCGAAGAGGGCGCCGTCGCCGAGATTGACATGGCGTTCTGA
- a CDS encoding NERD domain-containing protein: MARILTDETSLHRKRDSLKKESAVLQKLVWIETGLAAILLATGVALLVLGKGGGGLLAAGIVLGFLAVGHGFKVRENKREHQSVSAGLKGEMSVTQVLNNALGNDSYILNDLSVKHGWKRAQMDHLVVTPRGIFVVETKTWRGEIDGGEDDDTWTQVRRPGDKPIKLRNPIAQCKRQVEVLRLFLKDEGVDWPHVYPILVSRSPEAMFWVRSSTVPLLKPPEAARYIVKQTSDRQYTAEEVTAVIELLKKKGR; encoded by the coding sequence ATGGCCCGCATCCTGACGGATGAAACCAGCCTGCACCGCAAGCGCGACTCGCTGAAAAAAGAGAGTGCGGTGCTGCAGAAGCTGGTCTGGATTGAGACCGGCCTGGCGGCGATCCTCCTGGCCACCGGCGTGGCCCTGCTGGTGCTCGGCAAGGGAGGGGGAGGCCTGCTGGCCGCGGGCATTGTGCTGGGTTTCCTGGCCGTCGGCCACGGGTTTAAAGTCCGGGAAAACAAGAGGGAGCATCAGTCCGTCAGCGCGGGCCTGAAGGGCGAGATGAGCGTCACGCAGGTGCTGAACAACGCGCTCGGCAACGATTCCTATATCCTCAACGATCTCTCGGTCAAGCACGGCTGGAAACGCGCCCAGATGGACCACCTGGTCGTCACCCCGCGAGGCATCTTCGTGGTCGAGACCAAGACCTGGAGGGGAGAAATTGACGGCGGCGAGGACGATGACACGTGGACCCAGGTGCGGCGGCCCGGGGACAAGCCCATCAAGCTCCGGAATCCCATCGCCCAGTGCAAGCGGCAGGTCGAGGTCCTGCGCCTGTTCCTGAAGGACGAAGGCGTGGATTGGCCGCACGTGTACCCGATCCTGGTCTCGCGCTCGCCCGAGGCGATGTTCTGGGTCCGAAGCTCCACGGTTCCGCTCCTGAAGCCGCCCGAGGCCGCGCGGTACATCGTGAAGCAAACGTCGGACCGCCAGTATACCGCCGAGGAAGTGACCGCCGTGATTGAGCTGCTGAAGAAGAAGGGCCGATGA